In Trichoderma breve strain T069 chromosome 4, whole genome shotgun sequence, the following proteins share a genomic window:
- a CDS encoding alpha/beta hydrolase family domain-containing protein, protein MNANVPFSVTVHPYRPGYAAYETGSIGRKNAVVFIGGLGDGPHSVQYLRTVAKYLEDAENLSYSLFEFRLRSSFSGFGTASLADDVADISTLVKYLRSIGKEKIVLFGHSTGCQDCAEYTNYAKHGSSPVDGFILQAPISDREAFKLEFPDTDKSVQVAEQMIAEGKADHIAPKEVIPPSLGLAVSAYRLRSLLAKGGDEDYFSSDLDNATIKKIWSRFDKPVLVLHSAKDENVPRHVDQKRLNKLYQEAGAQVSPLSDLIPNTGHTVRRDSAREWLGERIVEFLKTLA, encoded by the exons atgaatGCTAATGTCCCCTTCTCCGTTACGGTCCACCCTTACCGTCCCGGCTACGCAGCCTACGAGACGGGCTCAATTGGGCGCAAGAACGCCGTTGTCTTCATCGGAGGTCTAGGAGACGGGCCACATTCTGTGCAGTATCTTCGGACTGTTGCAAAATATCTcgaagatgcagaaaatCTGAGCTATTCCCTCTTTGAGTTTCGCTTAAGAAGCTCTTTTTCGGGATTTGGCACTGCATCGCTCGCTGACGATGTCGCCGACATCTCCACGCTTGTCAAATATTTGAGATCGATtggtaaagaaaaaatcgtGCTTTTTGGCCACTCTACAGGTTGTCAG GACTGTGCAGAATACACAAACTACGCCAAGCATGGCAGCAGCCCAGTCGACGGCTTCATTCTGCAAGCACCAATTTCTGATCGTGAAGCATTTAAGCTGGAGTTTCCAGATACAGATAAGAGCGTACAAGTTGCGGAGCAGATGATTGCAGAGGGTAAAGCAGACCACATTGCTCCAAAAGAGGTCATCCCACCATCGCTAGGGCTTGCCGTCTCAGCGTACAGATTAAGATCATTATTGGCAAAGGG CGGAGATGAGGATTACTTTTCCTCTGATCTTGATAATGCTACGATAAAGAAAATCTGGAGCCGCTTTGACAAACCCGTGCTGGTTCTGCATTCTGCAAAAGACGAGAATGTACCACGTCATGTTGATCAGAAAAGATTAAACAAGCTTTATCAAGAGGCGGGAGCTCAAGTTAGTCCTTTGTCAGATTTGATACCGAATACTGGCCATACCGTTCGACGGGACTCTGCTCGCGAATGGCTAGGAGAGAGAATTGTTGAATTCTTGAAGACATTGGCTTGA